The Actinocatenispora sera genome has a window encoding:
- a CDS encoding gluconeogenesis factor YvcK family protein gives MTAAERASSPQRSVGNVVAFGGGHGLSAMLRALRRLGCAPTAVVTVADNGGSSGRLRRSRPILPPGDLRQALAALAADDDTSATNARLMQHRFAGDDELAGHAVGNLLLLGLFEVFDDPVAALDHAAELVRATGRVLPMSRIPLSIEASVRGADPARPGDTVTVRGQHELAVSTGAVREVRLVPDSPAACAEAVAAIGAADWLLLGPGSWYTSVIPHLLVPELRSAIVASPAQRLVTLNLATESETSGLSAADHLAELTRYLPQLRADVVLADVRAMGEQAPLGLAAESLGARLVTARVAAADGAPRHDPAALAAALEGILGSNKPILGSQVDRVDVR, from the coding sequence ATGACGGCGGCGGAGCGCGCCAGCTCCCCGCAGCGGTCGGTCGGCAACGTGGTCGCGTTCGGCGGCGGGCACGGGCTGTCCGCCATGCTGCGGGCGCTGCGCCGGCTGGGCTGCGCGCCGACCGCGGTGGTGACGGTCGCCGACAACGGCGGGTCGAGCGGCCGGCTGCGCCGGTCCCGGCCGATCCTGCCGCCCGGCGATCTGCGCCAGGCGCTGGCCGCGCTGGCCGCCGACGACGACACGAGCGCGACGAACGCCCGGTTGATGCAGCACCGGTTCGCCGGGGACGACGAGCTGGCCGGGCACGCGGTGGGCAACCTGCTGCTGCTCGGGCTGTTCGAGGTGTTCGACGATCCGGTGGCGGCGCTGGACCATGCCGCCGAACTGGTCCGGGCGACCGGCCGGGTGCTGCCGATGTCGCGTATCCCGCTGTCGATCGAGGCGAGCGTGCGCGGTGCCGACCCGGCCCGTCCGGGCGACACCGTCACCGTGCGGGGGCAGCACGAGCTCGCGGTGAGTACCGGAGCGGTCCGGGAGGTACGGCTGGTGCCCGACTCGCCGGCCGCCTGCGCCGAGGCGGTGGCCGCGATCGGTGCCGCCGACTGGCTGCTGCTCGGCCCCGGCTCCTGGTACACCAGCGTGATTCCGCACCTGCTGGTGCCCGAGCTGCGGTCGGCGATCGTGGCGAGTCCGGCGCAACGGCTGGTGACTCTCAACCTCGCCACCGAGTCGGAGACCAGCGGTTTGTCGGCCGCCGACCACCTGGCGGAGCTGACCCGCTACCTGCCGCAGCTGCGGGCCGACGTGGTGCTGGCCGACGTACGGGCGATGGGGGAGCAGGCGCCGTTGGGGCTTGCGGCAGAATCACTGGGTGCCCGGTTGGTCACGGCGCGGGTGGCCGCCGCCGACGGTGCACCGCGCCACGATCCGGCCGCGCTGGCCGCGGCACTCGAGGGCATTCTCGGTTCGAACAAGCCGATCCTCGGTTCCCAGGTGGACCGAGTGGACGTGAGGTGA
- the uvrC gene encoding excinuclease ABC subunit UvrC, with the protein MPDPSSYRPAPGTIPDAPGVYRFRDPSGRVIYVGKAKSLRNRLNSYFADPAGLHPRTFQMVTTAARVDWTVVSSEVEALQLEYSWIKEFDPRFNVKYRDDKSYPYLAVTLNEEYPRLQVMRGAKRKGVRYFGPYSHAWAIRETLDLLLRVFPARTCSAGVFKRSGQIGRPCLLGYIGKCSAPCVGRVSAEEHRAIVDDFCDFMAGHTDKMDRRLQREMAAASEQLEFERAARIRDDLAALRRAVEKQAVVLPDGTDADVVAFAEDPLEAAVQVFHVRGGRVRGQRGWVVEKVEDLSTADLVEQFCTQVYGASDSPESANIPREVLVPQLPADADTLAEWLSERRGSRVRLRVPQRGDKRALYETVERNAGQSLAQHKLRRSSDLTARSKALQEIADALGMDTAPLRIECYDISHIQGTDVVASMVVFEDGLARKSEYRRFAVRGNPDGTGTDDVSAMAEILRRRFSRYLEARAQSGDPIGGDDVGDEAAEDASTGDAVAGPLPGIDPTTGRPRRFAYPPQLVVVDGAQPQADAAAGVLAELGIDDVAVCGLAKRLEEVWLPSAVDEYPVILPRTSEGLYLLQRVRDEAHRFAITYHRQRRSKRMTTSALDEVPGLGEVRRKALLRRFGSVKRLRSARVEEIAEVSGVGPRTAALVFHALHPDDAARSDDAARSDDASGGDTTAGHGVVTGPDPGTADVTSGVAAAPADGGPADGGVVGDADRTGDRRAGHEGGE; encoded by the coding sequence GTGCCGGATCCGTCGAGCTACCGCCCAGCGCCGGGCACGATTCCCGATGCGCCCGGGGTGTACCGGTTTCGTGACCCGAGCGGCCGGGTGATCTATGTCGGCAAGGCGAAGAGCCTGCGCAACCGGCTCAATTCGTACTTCGCCGATCCTGCCGGGCTGCACCCGCGCACCTTCCAGATGGTCACCACCGCGGCCCGGGTCGACTGGACGGTGGTGTCCAGCGAGGTCGAGGCGCTGCAGCTGGAGTACAGCTGGATCAAGGAGTTCGATCCGCGGTTCAACGTCAAGTACCGCGACGACAAGAGCTACCCCTACCTCGCCGTCACCCTCAACGAGGAGTACCCGCGGCTGCAGGTGATGCGCGGCGCCAAGCGCAAGGGGGTGCGCTACTTTGGGCCGTACTCGCACGCCTGGGCGATCCGTGAGACGCTCGACCTGCTGCTGCGGGTGTTCCCGGCCCGCACCTGTTCGGCCGGGGTGTTCAAGCGGTCCGGGCAGATCGGCCGGCCGTGCCTGCTCGGCTACATCGGCAAGTGCTCGGCGCCGTGCGTGGGCCGGGTCAGCGCCGAGGAGCACCGCGCGATCGTCGACGACTTCTGCGACTTCATGGCCGGGCACACCGACAAGATGGACCGGCGGCTGCAGCGCGAGATGGCCGCGGCGTCCGAGCAGCTGGAGTTCGAGCGGGCGGCGCGGATCCGGGACGACCTGGCGGCGCTGCGCCGCGCGGTGGAGAAGCAGGCGGTGGTGCTGCCGGACGGTACCGACGCCGACGTGGTGGCGTTCGCCGAGGACCCGCTGGAGGCCGCGGTCCAGGTGTTCCACGTGCGCGGCGGGCGGGTGCGCGGCCAGCGCGGCTGGGTCGTGGAGAAGGTCGAGGACCTGAGCACCGCCGATCTGGTCGAGCAGTTCTGCACCCAGGTCTACGGCGCGAGCGACTCGCCGGAGTCGGCGAACATCCCGCGGGAGGTGCTGGTACCGCAGCTGCCGGCGGACGCCGACACGCTCGCCGAGTGGTTGTCGGAGCGGCGCGGGTCGCGGGTGCGGCTGCGGGTGCCGCAGCGCGGCGACAAGCGCGCCCTGTACGAGACGGTGGAGCGCAATGCCGGCCAGTCGCTGGCGCAGCACAAGCTGCGCCGCTCCAGCGACCTGACGGCGCGCAGCAAGGCGCTGCAGGAGATCGCCGACGCGCTGGGGATGGACACCGCGCCGCTGCGGATCGAGTGCTACGACATCTCGCACATCCAGGGCACCGACGTGGTGGCGAGCATGGTCGTGTTCGAGGACGGCCTGGCCCGCAAGAGCGAGTACCGCCGGTTCGCGGTGCGCGGCAACCCGGACGGCACCGGTACCGACGACGTGTCGGCGATGGCCGAGATCCTGCGCCGCCGGTTCTCCCGCTATCTGGAGGCGCGGGCGCAGTCGGGTGATCCGATCGGCGGTGACGACGTCGGCGACGAGGCGGCGGAGGATGCGAGCACCGGCGACGCGGTCGCCGGGCCGCTACCGGGCATCGACCCGACGACGGGCCGACCCCGCCGGTTCGCGTACCCGCCGCAGCTGGTGGTGGTGGACGGCGCACAGCCGCAGGCGGACGCCGCGGCCGGCGTGCTCGCCGAGCTGGGCATCGACGACGTGGCGGTGTGCGGCCTCGCCAAGCGGCTGGAGGAGGTGTGGCTGCCGAGCGCCGTCGACGAGTACCCGGTGATCCTGCCGCGCACCAGCGAGGGCCTCTACCTGCTGCAGCGGGTCCGGGACGAGGCGCACCGGTTCGCCATCACCTACCACCGGCAGCGTCGTTCCAAGCGGATGACGACCTCGGCGCTGGACGAGGTGCCGGGGTTGGGCGAGGTGCGGCGCAAGGCGCTGCTGCGCCGCTTCGGTTCGGTGAAGCGGCTGCGTTCGGCCCGGGTGGAGGAGATCGCCGAGGTGTCCGGTGTCGGCCCACGCACGGCGGCACTGGTCTTCCACGCCCTGCACCCGGACGACGCGGCGAGGTCGGACGACGCGGCGAGGTCGGACGACGCGTCCGGGGGCGACACGACAGCTGGACACGGTGTCGTCACCGGCCCCGATCCAGGCACCGCCGACGTAACCTCCGGTGTGGCAGCCGCACCGGCGGACGGGGGACCGGCGGACGGGGGAGTGGTCGGCGATGCCGACCGGACCGGTGACCGGCGTGCCGGTCACGAGGGGGGCGAGTGA
- the gap gene encoding type I glyceraldehyde-3-phosphate dehydrogenase produces the protein MTIRVGINGFGRIGRNFFRAALEQGADVEVVGYNDLGDTATIAQLLKYDSVLGRLPAEISHDEKSITVDGKRIVALAEKVGPSGLPWKDLGADVVVESTGRFTKAEDARGHLDAGAKKVVISAPAKGEDLTVVLGVNDDQYDAAKHHVISNASCTTNCLAPLAKVLNDAFGIESGLMTTIHAYTQDQNLQDGPHKDLRRARAAAINVVPASSGAAKAIGLVLPELNGKLTGAALRVPVPTGSATDLTVLLREAPTVEAVNAAYQAAAESGPLSGYLKYNEDPIVSSDIVTDPASCIYDAPLTQVIGNQVKVLGWYDNEWGYSNRLVDLVKLVGADL, from the coding sequence GTGACCATCCGCGTTGGCATCAACGGCTTCGGCCGGATCGGCCGCAACTTCTTCCGTGCCGCGCTCGAGCAGGGCGCCGACGTGGAGGTCGTGGGCTACAACGATCTGGGCGACACGGCCACGATCGCGCAGCTGCTCAAGTACGACTCGGTGCTGGGCCGGCTGCCCGCCGAGATCAGCCACGACGAGAAGTCGATCACGGTCGACGGCAAGCGCATCGTGGCGCTGGCGGAGAAGGTCGGCCCGTCCGGCCTGCCGTGGAAGGACCTGGGCGCCGACGTGGTGGTCGAGTCCACCGGCCGGTTCACCAAGGCCGAGGACGCCCGCGGCCACCTGGACGCCGGCGCGAAGAAGGTCGTGATCTCCGCCCCGGCCAAGGGCGAGGATCTGACCGTGGTGCTGGGCGTCAACGACGACCAGTACGACGCGGCCAAGCACCACGTCATCTCGAACGCGTCCTGCACCACGAACTGCCTGGCCCCGCTGGCGAAGGTGCTGAACGACGCGTTCGGCATCGAGAGTGGTCTGATGACCACGATCCACGCCTACACCCAGGACCAGAACCTGCAGGACGGCCCGCACAAGGACCTGCGCCGGGCGCGCGCGGCGGCGATCAACGTCGTACCGGCGTCGTCGGGTGCGGCCAAGGCGATCGGCCTGGTGCTGCCGGAGCTGAACGGCAAGCTCACCGGTGCCGCGCTGCGGGTGCCGGTGCCGACCGGTTCGGCCACCGACCTGACCGTGCTGCTGCGTGAGGCCCCGACGGTCGAGGCGGTGAACGCGGCGTACCAGGCGGCCGCCGAGTCCGGCCCGCTGTCGGGCTACCTGAAGTACAACGAGGACCCGATCGTGTCGAGCGACATCGTCACCGACCCGGCGTCCTGCATCTACGACGCGCCGCTGACCCAGGTCATCGGCAACCAGGTCAAGGTCCTCGGCTGGTACGACAACGAGTGGGGCTACTCCAACCGGCTGGTGGACCTGGTCAAGCTCGTCGGCGCCGACCTGTAA
- a CDS encoding phosphoglycerate kinase encodes MRTLDDLLAEGVSGRRVLVRADLNVPLRHTEESVTVTDDGRIRAVLPTIRALAEAGAHVVVCSHLGRPKGAPDPKYSLAPVAARFSELLGAPVAFATDTVGESADAVTASLAAGEVALLENLRFNAGETSKDDAQRGEFAVKLARYGEAYVDDAFGAVHRKHASVYDVPKLLPHFAGGLVVRELDTLSTLTSDPKRPYVVVLGGAKVSDKLGVINNLLPKVDALLIGGGMCFTLLAAQGHGVGDSLLEADQIDTCKQLLAEAGAKIVLPTDVVVAAELSATAETRVVGVDAIGAGDKGLDIGPETARAFAGKLAGAATVFWNGPMGVFEYEPFAAGTKAVAEAVAGAGFSVVGGGDSAAAVRALGVDEASFSHISTGGGASLEYLEGKTLPGVAALEA; translated from the coding sequence ATGCGAACCCTGGACGATCTGCTCGCGGAGGGCGTCTCCGGTCGGCGCGTGCTGGTGCGCGCCGACCTGAACGTGCCGCTGCGGCACACCGAGGAGTCGGTCACGGTGACCGACGACGGCCGGATCCGCGCGGTGCTGCCGACCATCCGGGCGCTGGCCGAGGCCGGCGCGCACGTGGTGGTCTGCTCGCACCTGGGCCGCCCGAAGGGCGCCCCGGACCCGAAGTACTCGCTGGCCCCGGTCGCGGCCCGGTTCTCCGAGCTGTTGGGGGCGCCGGTGGCGTTCGCGACCGACACGGTGGGGGAGTCGGCCGACGCCGTCACCGCCTCGCTCGCGGCCGGGGAGGTCGCGCTGCTGGAGAACCTGCGCTTCAACGCCGGGGAGACCAGCAAGGACGACGCGCAGCGCGGCGAGTTCGCGGTGAAGCTGGCCCGCTACGGCGAGGCGTACGTGGACGACGCGTTCGGCGCGGTGCACCGCAAGCACGCGAGCGTCTACGACGTGCCGAAGCTGCTGCCGCACTTCGCCGGCGGCCTGGTGGTGCGTGAGCTGGACACGCTGTCGACGCTGACCAGCGACCCGAAGCGGCCGTACGTGGTGGTGCTCGGCGGGGCGAAGGTGTCCGACAAGCTCGGCGTCATCAACAACCTGCTGCCGAAGGTGGACGCGCTGCTGATCGGCGGCGGGATGTGCTTCACCCTGCTGGCTGCGCAGGGCCACGGGGTCGGTGACTCGCTGCTGGAGGCCGACCAGATCGACACCTGCAAGCAGCTGCTGGCCGAGGCGGGCGCCAAGATCGTGCTGCCCACCGATGTGGTGGTCGCGGCCGAGCTGTCGGCCACCGCGGAGACCCGGGTGGTCGGCGTCGACGCGATCGGCGCCGGCGACAAGGGCCTCGACATCGGCCCGGAGACGGCGCGGGCGTTCGCGGGGAAGCTGGCCGGCGCGGCCACCGTGTTCTGGAACGGCCCGATGGGCGTCTTCGAGTACGAGCCGTTCGCGGCGGGTACGAAGGCGGTCGCCGAGGCCGTGGCCGGCGCCGGGTTCAGCGTGGTCGGGGGTGGCGACTCGGCCGCCGCGGTGCGCGCGCTGGGGGTGGACGAGGCGAGCTTCTCGCACATCTCCACCGGTGGCGGCGCCTCGTTGGAGTACCTGGAGGGCAAGACCCTGCCCGGCGTCGCGGCGTTGGAGGCCTGA
- the rapZ gene encoding RNase adapter RapZ gives MELVIVTGVSGGGRSTVARALENVGYYVVDNLPQALMVTMAELAYRSGGATRRTAMVLDVRSRAFSTDLAGAVRALRERGFRPHVVFVDADDEVLIRRFESVRRSHPLQGDGRLADGIAAERALLAGARSESDVLIDTSQLNVNQLRARVEELFGTPDVRTLRITVLSFGFKYGLPPDADFVVDARFLPNPFWVPELRDHTGLQPDVSAYVLGQPGAQTFVSGYAELIEASAGGFEREGKRYLTVAVGCTGGKHRSVAIGEALAGRLRDAGLAAHAQHRDLGRE, from the coding sequence ATGGAGCTGGTGATCGTCACCGGCGTCTCCGGCGGCGGCCGGTCCACGGTGGCCCGCGCGCTGGAGAACGTCGGCTACTACGTGGTCGACAACCTGCCGCAGGCGCTGATGGTCACCATGGCCGAGCTGGCGTACCGCTCGGGCGGGGCGACCCGGCGCACCGCGATGGTGCTGGACGTGCGCAGCCGCGCGTTCTCCACCGATCTGGCCGGCGCGGTCCGGGCGTTGCGCGAGCGCGGGTTCCGGCCGCACGTGGTGTTCGTGGACGCCGACGACGAGGTGTTGATCCGCCGGTTCGAGTCGGTCCGGCGCTCGCATCCGTTGCAGGGCGACGGCCGGCTGGCGGACGGAATCGCGGCCGAACGCGCGCTGCTCGCCGGTGCCCGCTCGGAGTCCGACGTGCTCATCGACACCAGCCAGCTCAACGTCAACCAGCTGCGGGCCCGGGTCGAGGAGCTGTTCGGCACGCCGGACGTGCGCACCCTGCGGATCACCGTGCTGTCCTTCGGCTTCAAGTACGGACTGCCCCCGGACGCCGACTTCGTGGTCGACGCGCGGTTCCTGCCGAACCCGTTCTGGGTGCCGGAGCTGCGCGACCACACCGGCCTGCAACCCGACGTCAGCGCGTACGTGTTGGGGCAGCCCGGCGCGCAGACCTTCGTCTCCGGGTACGCCGAGCTGATCGAGGCGTCCGCCGGCGGCTTCGAGCGGGAGGGCAAGCGGTACCTGACCGTGGCGGTGGGGTGTACCGGCGGCAAGCACCGCAGCGTGGCGATCGGCGAGGCGCTGGCCGGCCGGCTGCGAGACGCCGGCCTCGCCGCGCACGCCCAGCATCGCGATCTGGGGCGCGAATGA
- the whiA gene encoding DNA-binding protein WhiA, with protein sequence MAMTGAVKDELSRVDVTKPCCRKAEMAAMLRFADGLHIMGGHVVVEAELDTGAAARRLRREIAEVYGYPSEIHVLASGGLRKASHYIVRVVRDGEALARQTGLLDLRGRPARGLPPHVVSASVCCAVAAWRGAFLAHGSLTEPGRSCSLEVSCPGPEAALALVGAARRIGIMAKAREVRGIDRVVVKDGDAIGAMLTRLGAHASVLAWEERRVRREVRATANRLANFDDANLRRSARAAVAAAARVTRALEILGAEAPDHLVVAGRLRLEHRQASLEELGALANPPLTKDAIAGRIRRLLALADKQAHDRSIPDTESAVTAEMLASEA encoded by the coding sequence ATGGCCATGACGGGGGCCGTGAAGGACGAGCTGAGCCGGGTCGATGTCACCAAGCCGTGCTGCCGGAAGGCGGAGATGGCGGCGATGCTGCGCTTCGCCGACGGCCTGCACATCATGGGTGGCCACGTGGTGGTCGAGGCGGAGCTGGACACCGGCGCCGCGGCGCGCCGGCTGCGCCGCGAGATCGCCGAGGTGTACGGCTACCCGAGTGAGATCCACGTGCTCGCGTCCGGTGGGCTGCGCAAGGCCAGCCACTACATCGTCCGGGTGGTCCGGGACGGCGAGGCGCTGGCCCGCCAGACCGGCCTGCTGGACCTGCGCGGCCGACCGGCCCGCGGGCTGCCACCGCACGTGGTGTCGGCGAGCGTGTGCTGCGCGGTCGCGGCCTGGCGGGGTGCGTTCCTCGCGCACGGCTCGCTGACCGAGCCGGGCCGGTCCTGCTCGCTGGAGGTCAGCTGCCCGGGGCCGGAGGCGGCGCTGGCGCTGGTCGGCGCGGCCCGCCGGATCGGCATCATGGCCAAGGCCCGGGAGGTGCGCGGCATCGACCGGGTGGTGGTCAAGGACGGCGATGCGATCGGCGCGATGCTGACCCGGCTCGGTGCGCATGCCAGCGTGCTGGCGTGGGAGGAGCGCCGGGTCCGCCGGGAGGTGCGGGCGACCGCGAACCGGCTGGCCAACTTCGACGACGCCAACCTGCGCCGGTCGGCGCGGGCCGCGGTGGCGGCGGCGGCGCGGGTCACCCGGGCGCTGGAGATCCTCGGCGCGGAGGCGCCGGACCACCTGGTGGTCGCGGGCCGGCTCCGGCTGGAGCACCGGCAGGCGTCGCTGGAGGAGCTGGGCGCGCTGGCCAACCCGCCGCTGACCAAGGACGCGATTGCGGGACGCATCCGACGGTTGCTGGCATTGGCGGACAAGCAGGCGCACGACCGGTCGATCCCGGACACCGAGTCGGCGGTGACCGCGGAGATGCTTGCCAGCGAGGCATGA